CATGGACAGGAAAAAAGAGATCAGTTGAAAAATCATGTTGGTTGTCATAAGAGCCAGAAAAAAGTTTGGCAGCATAACatattttgacataaaaaacAACGATATAGAACCACATAAACCCAGGATTTTTATCAAATGAATGGAACCACATAAATGCAGAACATGTTATATATTATGGAATTCAATTATCATAGGTGGAATGACATAATGCCTAAGTTTCCTGCAAGAAAATGTCATTTATTTGTTCACAATACCTTCTTTAGTTGAATAAGAGgagtaaagaaaaaattttataacaatTACAAACTTACAATTATTAAGGTGCTTTTCATGTTATGGTCTTCAACATGGGAAGGCATGTTCCAACTTTTATCATAGTTAATTGTAtagggtaaatttttttgaaattcaacACTTACCCTTACGAGGGAAGAGACTTTCATTCAACTATCAAGCGTCAAAACATGGCCACATAACATATAACTTACAAGTTAGAGATTGAGCGTACAACCCTTATGCACTAAGGTAAAAACGAAGAAAGTGGtggcattttagaaattttctaTGACGTAATgtacattttaatcttttaatatCTACataatttccattttatcatttttaaaagtcttcttttttcattttaataggAGCATTTCAATCATTACACACTCTGTGCATGAGAATGGGGTGTTAAATACCCTTTCTTTTGGATCTCGCAAGAATTTGAAAGGAAATTCACAAGTGTTTCTTGAATTTTAGTGAATATCACTTCAAACAAGCAACAAACAAGGAAATTCACAAGTGTTTCTTGCATTTTAGTGAATATCACTTCAAACAAGCAACAAACCAAAATCAAGTTCGAGTTGCTTCGTTTCCGACATAGTGGCACCAACTGTCATAACTACTATTTTTTTCGTTTACATAGTTTTAATTGTTTTAGTTATTtgtaatgaaataaaaatacgGCTTAAATAAATCAGTCCATATATAGACGGAGTCTCACCAATTCGGTTCACTTTGAGGCCTTTCCTATATACCAGCTAGTCTCGCAAGCCACCTTCAAATCAGCGGTAGTCAGATCCataacagcagcagcagcaggtcAGTGCAGATTCAGACGAAGTCAGAGAATGTCGACTGGAAGTGGAACGCCGCCGATGAAATGAGGTGAGCCGACCGCGGCCGTCGCCTTTTCCttcgtttctttctctttcacaaTCGATGATCAACCTCCCCCATGGCAACCACAACGCGGTCAATTGCCCCACGCTTTTCATGTCTGTTAGTTCTTCTTCTTGGGCTGCTGCAATCTCCTCCATCGGTTCACCCGAGCATGACTGAAGATCCCATCGAAGTAAGACTGAGACAGAACAATTACTTGGACAGAATCTGCTTTCCAAGCGCAGATGGATTGTCCCCCATCTACCGGCAAAACTTGGAAGAGATATTTCGCTACTTGGTCGACTCCATTCGCATTAGGGGCTTCTCCAACACCTCCGTCGGCGAATCCACCGATACTATCTACGGCTTTGCTATATGTCGAGGCGACATCCCTGCAGATATATGCCGGAACTGCATCGCCGCCGCCATCGAGAGGGTCAAGATCGAATGCCCAAGCAACAGCTCTGCCATGATATGGTTCGAGGCCTGCTTCCTTCGCTTCTCCAGCAAGCGGTTCTTGGGGATCTTTGAACCGAAATTCCCCGTCGTGTGGACGGACAATTCCCAGCTGTTTGCCAAGTCCGACGGCATGGAGTGGGTATACCCATTGGTGAAAGAGGCTGCCGATAACTCGAAGCGGTTTGCCACCATGATAGAGCCAAAGGGCGGGTACACCAGCTACAGCCTGGCGCAGTGCACCATTGACCTCAGCTCAGCGGATTGCTCGGCGTGCTTCCAGTATGCTATGAAAGAGATCGGGAATAATCACACGCTAGGCCGAGTGTGGCGGTTTGCTTGCCCGAGCTGCGCCATCTTCCACTACACCTGGCCTTTCTTTTTTACCTCACCAGGTGAGCCCTGTCCTGTTTCGTTCTCCTGCTCTCGATCATTTGCTTTGGCCATTAATCGAATCTCATAGTTTGACGTACTCTGGCAATAGAATTTGGGACCACGAGAAAGCAAATGTTTGCCTACCTCCAAGTTTTCgcatcattttctctctttgagACATAAATAAGATTAATTGACTTTGCTTATCTCAGCAGGAAGTAAAAAAGGTAACCAGAGGAGAACCGTGATTATCATTTCCTCCACAGCAGGGATACTGCTGCTAGCAATGGGGACTATCGTGTTGCATTTCCATACGCGAAAGAGGAAACGACTTAATGGTGAGTTTCACTATCCTGAGCAAATTTTTCGTGGCGGCTTTACATGACTTCTCATGTTACCATAAGTGATCTTCATTTTTCAATACTATACTCTTGTGGCAGAGGAGCTAAGAAAATACAACTGTGAGATGGCTTCGCTCATGAGTAGTCTCACTGAGGATGAAAGAAACCATGAGCTGCCTCAGTACAGCCTAAGAACAATGCAGGCAGCCACCAATAATTTCTCGAATGAGAACAAGCTCGGAAGAGGAGGGTTTGGCGTTGTCTATAAGGTACTTCACTAAAAGCTATTTCATTGTCACGTACATTTAGATAATTAAATCCTATGTTGCATGAGTGCACCTAAACTGCTGCCTCGCCTATGTTGATGTTGGTGCTGGTGGTTTCCGATCAAAGCACATCGAGTGCAGTAAAGTAAGCGGAATCGATCCAAAACAGACATTTTTAAATTACCAACTAAACTAGCCGTAATAAAAAAGTTATAATGACTTAAATTAATAAGACTATGAAATAgttaattgaaaattatatatatatatatacacacacacacaaaatttttATCTCTTCTGCACCcacacctttcttttttttgttgaaaattacCATGTCCTGCACCACCAGCACCTACACCCTGTACCCTTGGGACATAGCTGTTATCAATTTTAGTACCTTTATATGTCTTGATCTACCTTTGTTGTCATTGCCTTACACCAATTCTTTTATGTAGTTACTTGTTGTTTACCTTCTACTCATGCGATAGGCGAATATTTATCTGACTTCATTGTCTATTGTTTAATTCCTTCCTACCAAGTCTGTCAACGTTACCTTAACCAACACGTTTCTAGCAATGCCTCTAATTTACAATGCATGTGTTGAAACCTTTCTCATGTGGGCACCTGGGACAGTGTAATATAGATTGCATCGTCTGTTTCTCTCAGATGAACACAATGGTCGGCTTGTCGCAGTGAAAAGGCTTTCTGAGCGATCTGGGCAGGGGCTGATGGAGTTTATGAATGAAGTTACATTGATCGCAAAGCTTCGACATAAGAACTTGG
This window of the Nymphaea colorata isolate Beijing-Zhang1983 chromosome 2, ASM883128v2, whole genome shotgun sequence genome carries:
- the LOC116249030 gene encoding G-type lectin S-receptor-like serine/threonine-protein kinase RKS1, encoding MAGEEPRSERFAFGANRAGSKNGNQRRTVIVISSTAGILLLAMGTIVLDFHTRKRKRLNEELRKYNCEMASLMSSLTEDERNHELPQYSLRTMQAATNNFSNENKLGRGGFGVVYKMNTMVGLSQ